GCGCAGGCCGTGCACCCCGGCTACGGCTTTTTGTCGGAGAACGAGGACTTCGCGCACGCTTGCGAGAAGGCGGGCATCGCGTTCATCGGGCCGCCCGTCGAAGCGATTGCCGCGATGGGCTCGAAGGCCGCTGCGAAGGCGCTGATGCATTCGGCTGCCGTGCCGCTCGTGCCGGGCTATCACGGCGACGACCAGAACGCCGATCTGCTGCATCGCCAGGCCGATGAGATCGGCTATCCCGTGCTGCTGAAGGCGAGCGCGGGCGGCGGCGGCAAGGGCATGCGCGTGGTCACGCGCACCGAGGAATTCGACGCCGCGCTGGCGTCGTGCAAGCGCGAGGCCGCGAGCAGCTTCGGCAACGATCGCGTGCTGATCGAAAAGTATCTGACGCGTCCGCGTCACGTTGAAGTGCAGGTGTTTGCCGACAAGCATGGCGGCGCGGTCTATCTGTTCGACCGCGACTGCTCGGTGCAGCGCCGTCACCAGAAAGTACTTGAAGAAGCGCCCGCGCCCGGCTTGCAGCCGCACGTGCGGCGCGCGATGGGCGAGGCCGCTGTCGCGGCGGCGCGCGCGGTGAACTACGTCGGCGCGGGCACGGTCGAGTTCATCATGACGGAAGGCGGCGAGTTCTACTTCATGGAGATGAACACGCGTCTGCAGGTCGAGCATCCTGTGACGGAGATGGTGACGGGACTCGATCTCGTCGAATGGCAGTTGCGTGTCGCGGCGGGCGAGCCGCTGCCGCTCGCGCAGGATCAACTGAGAGTCGAGGGCCATGCGATCGAGGCGCGCATCTACGCCGAGCATCCGGCGCGCGGCTTTTTGCCGTCGACGGGTACGTTGAAGCATCTGCGCATGCCGGAAGGCGTGGAGTTTTCGCTTGGCGCGGGCGGCGAGCGTGCGCCCGTGCGTATCGACAGCGGCGTGCGCGAGGGCGATACGATCACGCCGTTCTACGATCCGATGATCGCGAAGCTGATCGTGCATGGCGCAAGCCGTGAAGAAGCGCTGAAGCGTATGAGCCAGGCGCTGCGCGGCTGCGAAGTGGTCGGCCCGCATACGAACGTCGAGTTCCTGCAGCGTATCGTCGCGAGCGTGCCGTTTTCGACGGGCGATCTCGATACGGGGTTGATCGAGCGTCATCACGATGCGCTGTTCGCACCGGTAAAAAAGCCGTTCGTCGAAGCGCTGGCGCTCGCATGTGGCGCGCTATTGACGCGAGAAGGCGGTGTCGCGCATGGGGCGTCGCCGTGGGATGCGCTGTCGCACTGGCGCCTGAACGGCGGTTATACGCAGAC
The Paraburkholderia hospita DNA segment above includes these coding regions:
- a CDS encoding acetyl/propionyl/methylcrotonyl-CoA carboxylase subunit alpha, with protein sequence MFNKILIANRGEIACRVAATCKRLGITSVAVYSDADANAKHVAACDEAVHIGGSTAAESYLRVERIIEAAIATGAQAVHPGYGFLSENEDFAHACEKAGIAFIGPPVEAIAAMGSKAAAKALMHSAAVPLVPGYHGDDQNADLLHRQADEIGYPVLLKASAGGGGKGMRVVTRTEEFDAALASCKREAASSFGNDRVLIEKYLTRPRHVEVQVFADKHGGAVYLFDRDCSVQRRHQKVLEEAPAPGLQPHVRRAMGEAAVAAARAVNYVGAGTVEFIMTEGGEFYFMEMNTRLQVEHPVTEMVTGLDLVEWQLRVAAGEPLPLAQDQLRVEGHAIEARIYAEHPARGFLPSTGTLKHLRMPEGVEFSLGAGGERAPVRIDSGVREGDTITPFYDPMIAKLIVHGASREEALKRMSQALRGCEVVGPHTNVEFLQRIVASVPFSTGDLDTGLIERHHDALFAPVKKPFVEALALACGALLTREGGVAHGASPWDALSHWRLNGGYTQTLNWRDVEKEAAFTAVFSRDGDTRTLTHDGRTEPFKWWTGAGQHEYGATIGDAHVTGRVFIDGDTFHVFCRGDALAFEWQNLLAHAADAEHGEGRLTAPMPGKVIAVLVEQGAVVEKGQPLIVMEAMKMEHTIGSPTAGKVAEVLYAVGDQVTDGAQLLVLDVE